AGTATTATATATAAAACGGTCATCACTGCGTCGAGAATGAGTTTTTCATACGTGCGTTTTTTCATAATTAATATCTCCTTACCTATAAACAATATGGTTTTTTCTGCTATTCAATGGAATGATTTTTGCTTTTAAAGATGTGTATCTGATTATTGGTTCTGAAATAATAATATAAGATCTTTGTGTTGTCTTTCTGATGATAAAAGAACTAAATGCGTAAGTAATTGTGAATAATGCTTATAAAACTTCATTATTTACAGTTTGTTAATTGTTTGAGTCAACTGTAACGTATATAATTACAGTATAAGCTTGACAAGGAGGAAATAAGTTGAAAAATGAACGGTGATTTTGCGGCGGCGCTGTATATACTTCTGTTGCTTGGGTATATAAAAGAACCGAGAACCAGTGTACAGCTTTCCGAGAGCACATATATGAATCCCGCGAGGATAAGAAAGCTCTGTTCAATGCTGAAGTCAGCGGGATATATCGGCGCGAAGGAGGGCAGGGGCGGAGGGATATATCTTACCTGCAATATAAAAAAAATAACTCTTTGCGATGTTTGCCGCTCTGTCTGCGGCGAACCGTTCGGCGGGATATCAGCGTCGGAAAATGTTTCATCGGGAATGGAAGATGTGCTTGAAACGTTAAGCGCGGAACTCAACAAGGCATGTGCCGGAGTGCTTGGGCATATTACGGTATACGATATGGAAAAAACTCTTGCAAAAAAGCAAAAATCGGAATTATTTTCTCAAAATATTAAAAAACATACTGACAGAACATAGATTTTGCAGTATAATTAATTGACGAAAGGGTATGTTTTTGTTATGGATTATCTGATAACCTTTCTGGAAGGAATAATCAGTTTTATTTCTCCCTGCGTGTTGCCTATGCTGCCGGTATATCTTCTTTATTTTGCAGGAGACGGCGGAGGCGGAAGGAAAAAGACCATCGAAGGCGCAATAGGATTTGTATCCGGATTTACGGCGGTTTTCGTCGCGATGGGGGCATTTGCCTCGGCGGTAGGCGGATTTTTAACACAATACCGCTCATTGATTAACATAATTACCGGAGCTTTGGTGGTTCTGTTCGGAGTCGGATTCGCGGCAGGTTGGAACTGGGGCGGTTTATTTTCCCGAAGAGGGAGATTTGCCGCAATGAATACGAAACCGTACGGCTTTTTTCGCGCGGCTCTGTTCGGAGTTATATTTTCGGTGGGTTGGACGCCGTGTGTGGGCGCGTTTCTCGGCTCGGCGCTGTTATTGGCTTCTCAACAGGGAGTGGCTGTCAAGGGCGTAGCTCTGCTTTTCTGTTATTCTCTCGGACTTGGTCTTCCTTTTATTTTAAGCGCGATGATAATCGACCTGATGAAGTCGGCGTTTGGGTTTATCAAGCGCAATTATAAAGTCATAAATCTCATATGCGGGATATTACTCGTAATTGTCGGAGTTTTAATGATGACCGGAACAGTATCTATATAATAGCAATTACTGTCGCGTTGCCCTAGAAATATAATAAATATTCTCGCTGTCGAAAGGATTTATCGTAAAATGAAAAAACAAACTGTTATTCTTATAATCGCGCTCGTTTTAATAATCGCCGCCGCGGTTTTTTCATATAAACAACTAATTAAGCTGAACACGCCCTCGGATACAATACCGCTGTCTGTCCCAGAAAACGAAACAAGCACGGCGGAAACCACATCGGAAACTAAAAATACAGCCCCGGACTTTGCCGTAAAGGATTCGGACGGAAACACGGTAACGCTTTCTTCATTCTTCGGAAAACCGATCGTTTTGAATTTCTGGGCGAGCTGGTGCGGTCCGTGCCAGAGTGAAATGCCGGATATGCAAAAAGTTTACAAAAATTATTCGGATTCGGTTGTGTTTTTATTTGTCAACCTCACCGACGGCGTCAGAGAAACAGAAGAAACCGCCTCTTTGTTCATTACATCAAATGGATACACCTTCCCCGTTTTCTATGACGTTAATTCAGAGGCTTTAAACGCATATTATGTAAACTCAATACCGCGGACATATATAATCACAGCTGACGGAAATATCGCCGGACAGGTGACCGGAGTCGTTTCCGAAGAGGCGCTGTCCGCGGCGCTGGATGAGCTGATCGGGGGATAAAAGAGGAATTCGTAACGCAGAGATATTATAAGGTGACGACGTATTATGGAATTGCCGAGAAGAAAACCATTGCGTTTACAGGGTTATGATTATTCGTCATGTGGTGCATATTTTATTACAATTTACACTAAGGACAGATGTGAATCGTTGGGTCAGATCGTAGGGGACGATGCCCACATCGTCCCCTACACAATCGCAATCTGTTTCTAAATTGGTAAAATCATTCAAAACAATGATAACAAAAGAAATCGGTTTTTCATTATGGCAACGGTCATTTTATGACCATATCATCCGCAATGACAATGAATATAAAAAAATATGCCAATACATAGAAGAAAGCCCATTAAATGGGATGATGATGAGTTACATGTGGACGATTAGTTCCGTATATGCAATTAAATATAAATTTTTAGAGGATAAAAAAGTGCAAACAAAATCTGTCTTTATTCTATGCGTCTTTCTTGTGCTTACCATGATTCTCGGATCCTGCGTTCCCGTTTCAATGATAACAGAAACCGAAACGATTTCAGAAACCGAAACTGACACATTGGCAATAACCGATACCGAAGCTGAAACCGATACCACGGAAATTGTGGTAAAAACAACCGGGGAAAAGGAGAAAAACAGCATGTATGTATTCGAGACACCAAAATTTGAAAAAACAAGCTATTCCGCATCCACTCCCGAATATCTCAAGGCGCTTTGGCTCTCACAGTTCGATCTTGCGAGCGTATATAAAAACGGTTCGGCGCAAAGGTCATCCGACGACTTTGAAGCGTTGATGGGGATAATCCTCGACAATGCGGTCGAAAATGGCTTCAATGCCGTGATCATACAGGTCAGACCATATGCTGACAGCTTTTATCCCTCGGAGCTATATCCGATGTCGGATTTCATTTCGGGTATGTTCGGCAGAGAGATCAAATACGATCCTTTCGCCAGGATAGTCAAGCTTGCCAAGGCGCGCGGGCTGTCCGTCCATGCCTGGATAAACCCACTCAGGGGCATGACCGAGGAACAAATAAAGCTCGTGCCGAATTCATACCCGATTAAAAAGTGGTATAACGATCCTCAGAGAAAAGGAAAATACATAGTATATGTAAACGACAGGTGGTATCTAAACCCGGCATACGGCGAGGTACGCGGGCTGATAGCGGCAGGCGCCGCTGAGATCGTTTCAAAATACAACGTCGACGGCGTTCATATGGACGATTATTTTTACCCTACGACCTCGTCAGACTTTGATTACTCAGCATATGCCGCGTACAAATCCGAAAACGGCTATATCGCTCTCGATAATTACAGGCGCGAAATGCTATCACAGACGGTATCGGGAATATATAAAGCCGTTAAAGACATAAATCCCTCCGCTTTGTTCGGAATCAGTCCGGCGGGAGAAATCAATACGGTTTACAACTCTCATTATGCGGATGTATACCGTTGGTGCTCCGAGCCGGGCTTTGTCGATTACATATGTCCCCAGGTTTATTTCGGAATGGAGCATGATACATGCGATTTCGAAAAAGTAAGCAAAATATGGCTTGATACGGTAAAGCTCGATTCAATCAGGCTTTTTATAGGAATGTCGCTTGGGAAAGCGAAAAGCGAAGTGGATAATTATGCAGGCAGCGGAAAATATGAGTGGAGAGACAACAAGGATGTTCTGAAGCGATGCTTTGATTATATCTCCGGCGTAAAGCGTTGTTCAGGAGTAGTATATTTCTGTTATCAGTATTTTTACGACCCTCTTACCGGAGTTGAAGTGAGCGCCACAAAAACCGAAAGAGAAAATCTGTTTCCGATCTGAGTTTTTTGTGCAATACTCACAATATAAGGCCCCATCCTTTAACAAAAACATAAAATAATATCATTCCAAATAAAATCTATTGACTTTACATTACTATTTGTGATAATATATTATATAATATTCAGGTTTTGATAGACATGTATCCGTAGGAGAGAATTACAATGTCAAAAGCGATCCTTGTCACATCTCTGAAGGGTGGCGTCGGCAAGACGACGGTCTCTGCCGGGATCGCCTGCGGTCTCTCAATGACCGGAGCCCGGGTGCTTGCCGTTGATATGGATTTTGTGTCCGGCGGGCTTGACGTCGCGCTCGGATGTGAAAATCTGGTGGCTGTGCCTATCACGGATTATCTGTCCGGCGACGCGCCATGTGAGGACATTGCCAATCCCACCTCATTTCACGGGTTGTTTTTTGCCGCTTCTCCGATGCTTCGCCGCTCGTTTTTCGAGCTTGACGGCGACGGCGGAGCCGCAAAGGTAAGAAGAATCCTCTGCGAAATCAAAACCGGATTTGACTATACCGTATTCGATATGCCCGCCGGCGGGGGGGAGCTTTTCGACGCGCTCGCGTCCAGCCCGCTCTTCGATATGATCCTCGTCGTTGCCACCGACAGCGTAAACTCCATCCGCTCCGCGGAAAAAACAGCATATGAGCTCGCCGCTCTTTCACGCCGTCCGGTGAAGCTCGTGATAAACGGTTATGACCTCGTTTCCCATAAAAATAATACATCCGGGATCGTCGAGCTTATCTCGCGTACCGGCATACCGGTGATAGGAGTAGTGCCATATACTCAATTTGCCGAAAAAGCTCTTTCCGAAGGAAAGCCGCTGACCGCCGTGAAGAATAATCCTGCCGGTATTGCGCTCGCGAATATATCGAAAAGGATCGCGGGTTTACGCGTGCCGCTTTTGGATGGCATAGTTAAAAAAAGACGCCGTAAAAGCTTTTATTGAACCCTTAGAAAGGTGTAACAAATGACAATCGCATTACTCGCGAACGAAGAAAAGAAAGAGCTCCTGACTCAGTTCTGCATTGCTTACTGCGGTATTCTGAGCAAGCACACTCTGTTTTCAACCTCCGCGACCGGCAAAATGATATCAGATGCGACGGGGCTGACGATAGAACGCCTGTTGAACGAAGAACAGGGCGGCACCCAGCAAATTGCGTCGCGAATTTCATATAATGAGATCGATGTCCTCCTGTTTTTCCGCGGAACCGCTCCGCGAGCCGTCCATGATGAAACCGAGATAGATATACTCCGTTTATGTGATATATACAACATCCCGTTCGCGACCAACATCGCAACGGCGGAGGCTGTTATAATGGCGCTCGGCAGAGGCGACCTTGACTGGCGCGTGCTTGTAAACCCCAAAAACAAAAAGAATATCTGATTTTACTTGTCCGCTGCCCGCGGCCTTTGCCGCGGCGCGGTTCGGCTTCGCTCAGAGAGGCGCGTCCGGGTTTTCCCGGTGATGTAAGCGCGCCGCGAATGTCCTCCGCGCATGACGGGCGGCTGCGTTTTTTGCTTTCATAAAGCGCTAAAAGGACAGCCCAAAAAAGAGAGGGAGAATATTTTCTCCAAAAAGGGTGGCACCGCGGGTTATCCCCGTCCCTTTGCCGGGACAGGGATATTTTTGTTTTTTCATGAAATATTAATACGGCAATTAAATAATATTTGTCTTATATGCCTCACGTTGTACCTCACACTGTGCCTCACGTTGTGAGAGGAAAGCCCGTATACCAAAGTCTTTTTCTCATAAAACGCGAATGTTTATTACCCGTCAATAAATAACCACCGATTAATAATAATCAACCGAAAGGAATTGAATAAATGATACAGAGACCGAGAGGAACGATTGACATACTTCCCGGAAAGGCCGCGCTCTGGCAAAAAGTCGAGAACACGCTCCGCGACGCCGCGGCGCTTCACGGTTTTTCCGAGATAAGGATACCTACGTTCGAATCGAGCGAGCTTTATAAGCGCGGCGTCGGCGAGACGAGCGACGTCGTTCAAAAAGAGATGTATTCCTTTTACGATAACGACGGGAGGAATCTGACCCTGAGGCCGGAGGGAACGGCCGGAGTAGTTCGAAGCGTGATTGAAAATTCCCTCACGGCGGAGGCAATGCCGCTCGCGCTGTATTATCTGATTTCCTGCTTCCGTTACGAAAAGCCGGAGGCCGGACGCAGCCGTGAATTTTTCCAGTTCGGCGCGGAGCTTTTCGGCGCTGAATCGGCCGGAGCGGACGCCGATGTGATTCTGTTCGTCGCCGATATTTTTAAAAAGCTCGGCATACAGGATATATCGCTTGAAATAAACTCGATCGGCTGCAAGAGATGCCGCCCGCTTTATCACCGGGCGCTGCGCCAATACTTCGAGAAATACCGTGGCGACCTGTGCGACACCTGTCTTTCGCGCCTGGAGGTCAACCCTCTTCGCATCCTCGACTGCAAAAGCCCGGTATGTTCCGCGATAACGGCATCCGCGCCGAATGCGCCGGATTATCTTTGCGATGACTGCGCCGCCCATTTCGAGGAGCTGAAAGCGCTGCTTGATTCGGCGGGAGCGAAATACAAGGTCAACCCCCGGATTGTACGCGGCCTCGATTATTACCAGCGCACCGTTTTCGAATTTGTTTCGACAAAAATCGGTTCTCAGGGCACAATATGCGGCGGCGGAAGATATGACGGACTCGTTGAAGAGCTGGGAGGACCAAAGCTGCCCGGTATCGGCTTCGCAATGGGTCTGACAAGAATAATGCTCGCGCTTGAAGCTCAGGGAGCGGAATGCGGACGGCAATCAAGCGATATTTATCTCGCCTCCATGGGCGCCGACGCCGCGCGCGCATGCTTCAAACTCGCTCAGGAGCTTTATTCTCTCGGCATAAAAGCCGACTTCGACAAGGTCGGGCGCAGCCTTAAGGCTCAGATGAAATACGCCGACAAGAAAAACGCCTCTTTTGCTGTTGTTGTCGGAGCCGACGAGCTTTCCGCCGGAAGGGCGAAAATCAAAAACATGCTTGCCGCTTCTCAGTCCGACGGAGACGATGAAATATCTCTGAACGCCGCGTCAATAACCGGTTATATATCCGCATATAAAAGCAAACAGAACTGAAACCTTCGATACTGAAAGATATTAAGGAGACAAATATATGTACAGAACAAATTACTGCGGACAGCTTTCCGCCGCCGATATCGGCAAAACAGTGCAGGTATGCGGCTGGGTTCAAAAACAGCGTGACCTCGGAACTCTCATCTTCATTGACCTGCGCGACAGGACGGGCATTGTCCAGCTTGCGTTTAACTCTACGGAAACAGAAGCCAAAGACGGAACTTCGCTGTTTGACATGGCATTTTCCGCTCGCTCCGAATACGTGCTTTCGGCCGAGGGCGTCGTCCGTTCACGCGGAGAGGGAGCGATAAATAAAAATATCACGACCGGCGAAATCGAAATTGCCGTGACCAAGCTCGAAATACTGAGCACCTCACAGACTCCTCCGTTCGAAATAGTAGAAAACTCAAACGTAAAGGACGAGCTAAGGCTTAAATACCGCTATCTCGACCTGCGCCGTCCGGATGTGCAGCGCAATATCATCACACGTCATGAAATCGTCAAATGTGCGCGGGACTATTTTGACGAGAACGGCTTCCTCGAAATTGAGACGCCGATATTGATCAAATCCACGCCAGAGGGCGCGCGCGATTACCTTGTCCCAAGCAGAGTTCATCCCGGCTCGTTTTATGCCCTTCCTCAGTCGCCTCAGCTTTATAAGCAGCTTTTGATGCTCTCCGGCTTTGACCGCTATATGCAGATAGCCAAATGCTTCCGCGATGAAGACCTCAGAGCCGACAGACAGCCGGAATTCACACAGATTGACCTTGAGATGTCGTTTGTCGGTGAAGAAGACGTTATGGAAATCAATGAGCGCTTTTTAAAGCGCGTGTTTAAAAAATTCTGCAATTTTGATATACAGACTCCTATTCTCAGAATGCCTTATTCTGAGGCAATGAGCCGCTTCGGCAGCGACAAGCCCGATATGAGATTCGGCTTTGAGCTTACAGATATATCGGCACTCGTCAAAAACTGCGGATTTTCCGTCTTCTCTTCCGCCGTCGAAGCTGGCGGAAGCGTCAGAGCGATAAATATAAACGGATACGCCGATAAATTCTCGCGCAAGGAAATTGACAAGCTCACCGAGTTCATCAAGACCTTCGGAGCAAAAGGACTTGCCTGGGCAAAGCATGGCGCGGAAATCACAAGCTCATATTCCAAATTTCTTACCGCCGAAGAAAACAAATCAATATATGATGCGTGCGGCTTCGGTCCTAATGACCTGCTGCTTATAGTTGCGGATAAAAAGAACAAAGTCGTGTTCGATTCCCTGGGCGCGCTCCGCCTAAAAGCCGGAAAGGATCTCGGGCTGATGAAAAAAGGCGACTTTAAATTCCTTTGGGTCACCATGTTCCCGATGTTCGAATACGACGAAGAAGAACAGAGATTCTGCGCGGTTCATCACCCGTTCACCGCGCCGCGCGACGAGGATCTTCAATACCTTGAATCAGACCCGGCAAGAGTCTGCGCGAAAGCGTATGATATCGTGCTCAACGGCACGGAAATGGGCGGAGGCAGCGTCAGAATTCACCGCCGCGACGTACAAAGCCGCGTGTTTGCCGCGCTCGGATTCACCGAGGAAGAGGCCGAAATGAAATTCGGCTTTCTGCTGGACGCGTTTAAATACGGCGCGCCTCCTCACGCCGGCCTGGCCTTCGGACTCGACAGGCTCGTCTCTCTCGTACTGGGACTCGACGCGATCCGCGACGTGATCGCATTCCCGAAGGTTCAGAACGCCTCTGAGCTGATGAGCGGTTGCCCGGCGACCGTACCTCAAAAGGCGCTTGACGAGCTTTTTATTGATATAAAACCGCAGGCTTAAGAACCCTTTTGGAAAAGGGTCCTTAAGAATCCCCTAAAACTCTGTTTGGCAACTTCCTTCAAATACTCTTTTGTATGTGTGTCGGGCTTAAGGGCTCTTTTGGAAAAGGGTCCATAAGATCCCCTAAAACTCAGTTTGGTGACTTCCTTCAAATACTTTTTTGTATGTGTGTCTGGCTTAAGAGCTCCTTTGGAAAAGAGTCCATAAGAATCCCGTAAACTCAGAAGCGAGTTTCTTGCCAGGCTTCTTTTCAAAGAAGCCGCGTTGCCAAATATATTTTCTTTACCCACCCAATATTCAGCGTTAGTTCAAAAATTGTTTAAATTTTAATGATAAACTTGTAAAAAGACGGACTCAGGCCAAAGATTAAGGAGAAAACCGTAAACATGATTGAAATCAACGGCTTAACTAAAAAATACGGCGACAAAGTTGTTGTCAACAACATCACCTTCGACGTAAGCGCCGGCGAGGTCGTCGGATTTCTCGGGCCAAACGGCGCGGGTAAATCCACGACAATGAATATTCTCACCGGATATATATCATCCACCTTCGGAACGGCGCGTATCGACGGTATCGATATACTTGAAAATCCGATGGAAGCCAAAAGAAAAATCGGATTTTTACCGGAACAGCCTCCGCTTTATCTAGAAATGACCGTCAAGGAGTATTTAAACTTCGTATACGATCTTAAAGGAACGACGCTGAACCGCAAAAAGCACATTTCCGAAATATGCGAGGTCGTTAAGATAACCGACGTATACAACCGGACGCTTAAAAACCTGTCCAAGGGGTATCGCCAAAGAGTCGGAATCGCTCAGGCACTCGTCGGCAACCCGCCTGTGCTTATTTTCGACGAACCTACCGTAGGTCTCGACCCGAAGCAGATAATCGACATCAGAAACCTTATAAAAGCACTCGGAAAGGATCACACCATCATTCTTTCCACCCACATCCTTCCGGAGGTGCAGGCCGTCTGCGACAGGATCATAATTCTCAACAGGGGCAGCATAATAGCCAACGAAAAGACCGAAGAAATATCAAAACTCACCGTCGGTCCCCGCCGTCTCGTCGCCAAAATCGCCGGGCCGCAGAACGAGGTGCTTAAAATGCTCAAGACCGGTCAGGGCATCGTATTTGTCGACGTGCTGGCCGAGAGGGACGGCGACGCCGTATCATACATGATTGAGTCACAGCCGAGCATCGATATCAGAAAGCCACTGTTCTATGCCCTTGCCGACCGCGGATGGCCGTTGATCGGTCTCGAAGCAATGGGTCTCAATCTTGAGGATATATTCATTTCTCTGGTCGCCAACGACCGCGGCACAAAAAATAAGCTCAACCCCGGAAAGTCAAAAAAGGTCGCCGGTCAGACAATTCACGAGGCATCGGCGCGCGACATCTCATCCTCTGATGCCGACAGCGGCGTGAACGCGGATAAAGCGTCCGCCTCCGAAAAAGACGAAACAAAAAGCGCATCCGGAACGGAGGAAAATAAATAATGCTTGCTATTTATAAAAGAGAGCTCAGATCCTATTTCATAACTCCGATAGGATATGTGTTCACAACGGTTTTCCTGATCATGTCAGGACTTGCTTTTTCGTTCATGACGCTGCAGTCCAGCACGACGAACGTATCCAACTATTATGTGCTTGTTATGTTCTTCTTTATAATCCTCATTCCTCTCCTGACGATGAAGATGTTCAGCGAGGAAAAGAAGACAAAGACCGAGCAGATCCTGCTCACCTCTCCTATAAGCATAACTGACATGGTTCTCGCCAAATTCCTGGCGGCATATACGCTGTTTGCCGCCACGCTTCTGGCTTCCTGCGTATTTTTTATCTCGCTATATGTTTACGGAACGCCGAATACCGCAGTGCTTATCGCCACGACGCTCGGCATCCTTTTAATTGGCGGCGCCTTCATCGCGCTCGGGCTGTTCATCTCGTCCCTGACCGAAAACCAGCTGATCGCCGCGCTCATCACAATTGTTTCAATATTCGCGATGCTCGGCCTTGGTCTTATTACGTCTTCGATACCGGACAACATGACGGCGCTGCGCGTCGTGCTGAAGTGGGTCTCCGTTTTTGACAGGTATTACGCCTTTACTTTCGGTATTTTTGATTTCAACGCGCTGCTTTATTACATTTCAATAATCGGCGTGTTCATCTTCCTGACCGTAAGAGTATACGAAAAGCGCAGATGGGAATGAGCCCCTTTTTCAAGCCCGTAATGCCACCAAGATCAAATAACGGAGGAAAACACATAATATGAAAGAAAACGGAAAAGGGTTTGTCGGCGCGCTTTCGTCACGTAAATTCAAATACGGCTCCGCCGCCCTGACCCTGACGGTAGTATTCGTCGCCGTCGTAATAATTCTAAACGTCGTCTTTACGGCGCTTTCAGGTAAATACGGTTTTTACCTCGACCTGACCGAAAAGCAGATATTCGGGATTTCAGATTCGACGAGAGAGCTTTTAAAGGACATCGACACCGATGTCACAATAAAGTTTCTTATCCCGCTCGATCAGCTTAAAGCCAACTCTGTATATAATTCAATTTATACCTGCGCTCTCGAATACGAACACGAATTCAGCTTCGTGCATGTCGAATACGACGACATAATCGCCGATCCGATAAAGCTGATCGAGTATCAGAATCAGGGCTTTTCGATAAAAACATATTCGGTAATAGTCGAGAGCAAATACCGCAAGAAAGTATATCAAATGTATAAGACGCTCTCCGACGGCCAGACGCCGGGAAGCGATTTTTACAACGTGGCGCAAAGCACAAAAAAATTCTACGGCTTTTTCGGAGAAAAGACCTTCACCTCCGCCATTCTCTCCGTCACCAATAAAACCATGCCCGTCGTGACCTTCACGCAGGGGCACGGCGAAACAATCCCCGCACAGCTTGAAAATATGTTCGTCACGAGCGGCTATATCGTCGAAAAAATAGACCTTTTGACCGATAACATAAATCCGGACACAAAGGTGCTTGTCATAAGCGGTCCTAAAAAGGATTTTGCCGGTATAAAGGACGTAACCTCCGGCGCCAAATCCGAAATGGACAAGATATCGGAATATCTGAATACACGGCGCCACCTTATGGTGTTCGTCGATCCGTTTACCCCGCCGCTTAATAACATTTCCGAGCTTCTCACCGAATGGGGCATTCAGATACAGTACAACCAGCTGATTAAAGACGACTCCAAGAGCGTCCCTGGCAATACGCAATACTTGATCTGTCAGTACGCGACAGACAGCTACGCGAAGGATCTCCACGAGTCCGTCAGTAAAATGGACAACCCGCCCAATACGATTTCACCGATCACCGTTCCGCTTAAGCTTTTATTCGGCGAAAGCGAAGACAGCATCCACGCCGCCGGAGCGATTCTAAAAAGCTATCCGACCTCCTATGTCGAAATTGACGGCAAAAACGTCGCCGGAGAACGGGTTCTGATGGCTGTCGGCACAAAATCTGAAATCATTGACAACGTCACCGTGAACACGAACGTTTTCGTTTGCGGCTCCACATACTTCACGGAGCTTGTCAGCGGAGATATTTACGGCAACAATGAAATCATCTATAACTTTATCCGCGGCATGGGCTTTGAAAAGCAGCTTGTCAATATCAG
This sequence is a window from Oscillospiraceae bacterium. Protein-coding genes within it:
- a CDS encoding cytochrome c biogenesis CcdA family protein → MDYLITFLEGIISFISPCVLPMLPVYLLYFAGDGGGGRKKTIEGAIGFVSGFTAVFVAMGAFASAVGGFLTQYRSLINIITGALVVLFGVGFAAGWNWGGLFSRRGRFAAMNTKPYGFFRAALFGVIFSVGWTPCVGAFLGSALLLASQQGVAVKGVALLFCYSLGLGLPFILSAMIIDLMKSAFGFIKRNYKVINLICGILLVIVGVLMMTGTVSI
- the hisS gene encoding histidine--tRNA ligase produces the protein MIQRPRGTIDILPGKAALWQKVENTLRDAAALHGFSEIRIPTFESSELYKRGVGETSDVVQKEMYSFYDNDGRNLTLRPEGTAGVVRSVIENSLTAEAMPLALYYLISCFRYEKPEAGRSREFFQFGAELFGAESAGADADVILFVADIFKKLGIQDISLEINSIGCKRCRPLYHRALRQYFEKYRGDLCDTCLSRLEVNPLRILDCKSPVCSAITASAPNAPDYLCDDCAAHFEELKALLDSAGAKYKVNPRIVRGLDYYQRTVFEFVSTKIGSQGTICGGGRYDGLVEELGGPKLPGIGFAMGLTRIMLALEAQGAECGRQSSDIYLASMGADAARACFKLAQELYSLGIKADFDKVGRSLKAQMKYADKKNASFAVVVGADELSAGRAKIKNMLAASQSDGDDEISLNAASITGYISAYKSKQN
- a CDS encoding TlpA disulfide reductase family protein, with the protein product MKKQTVILIIALVLIIAAAVFSYKQLIKLNTPSDTIPLSVPENETSTAETTSETKNTAPDFAVKDSDGNTVTLSSFFGKPIVLNFWASWCGPCQSEMPDMQKVYKNYSDSVVFLFVNLTDGVRETEETASLFITSNGYTFPVFYDVNSEALNAYYVNSIPRTYIITADGNIAGQVTGVVSEEALSAALDELIGG
- a CDS encoding ATP-binding cassette domain-containing protein, whose product is MIEINGLTKKYGDKVVVNNITFDVSAGEVVGFLGPNGAGKSTTMNILTGYISSTFGTARIDGIDILENPMEAKRKIGFLPEQPPLYLEMTVKEYLNFVYDLKGTTLNRKKHISEICEVVKITDVYNRTLKNLSKGYRQRVGIAQALVGNPPVLIFDEPTVGLDPKQIIDIRNLIKALGKDHTIILSTHILPEVQAVCDRIIILNRGSIIANEKTEEISKLTVGPRRLVAKIAGPQNEVLKMLKTGQGIVFVDVLAERDGDAVSYMIESQPSIDIRKPLFYALADRGWPLIGLEAMGLNLEDIFISLVANDRGTKNKLNPGKSKKVAGQTIHEASARDISSSDADSGVNADKASASEKDETKSASGTEENK
- a CDS encoding methylglyoxal synthase, translated to MTIALLANEEKKELLTQFCIAYCGILSKHTLFSTSATGKMISDATGLTIERLLNEEQGGTQQIASRISYNEIDVLLFFRGTAPRAVHDETEIDILRLCDIYNIPFATNIATAEAVIMALGRGDLDWRVLVNPKNKKNI
- a CDS encoding family 10 glycosylhydrolase → MQTKSVFILCVFLVLTMILGSCVPVSMITETETISETETDTLAITDTEAETDTTEIVVKTTGEKEKNSMYVFETPKFEKTSYSASTPEYLKALWLSQFDLASVYKNGSAQRSSDDFEALMGIILDNAVENGFNAVIIQVRPYADSFYPSELYPMSDFISGMFGREIKYDPFARIVKLAKARGLSVHAWINPLRGMTEEQIKLVPNSYPIKKWYNDPQRKGKYIVYVNDRWYLNPAYGEVRGLIAAGAAEIVSKYNVDGVHMDDYFYPTTSSDFDYSAYAAYKSENGYIALDNYRREMLSQTVSGIYKAVKDINPSALFGISPAGEINTVYNSHYADVYRWCSEPGFVDYICPQVYFGMEHDTCDFEKVSKIWLDTVKLDSIRLFIGMSLGKAKSEVDNYAGSGKYEWRDNKDVLKRCFDYISGVKRCSGVVYFCYQYFYDPLTGVEVSATKTERENLFPI
- the aspS gene encoding aspartate--tRNA ligase codes for the protein MYRTNYCGQLSAADIGKTVQVCGWVQKQRDLGTLIFIDLRDRTGIVQLAFNSTETEAKDGTSLFDMAFSARSEYVLSAEGVVRSRGEGAINKNITTGEIEIAVTKLEILSTSQTPPFEIVENSNVKDELRLKYRYLDLRRPDVQRNIITRHEIVKCARDYFDENGFLEIETPILIKSTPEGARDYLVPSRVHPGSFYALPQSPQLYKQLLMLSGFDRYMQIAKCFRDEDLRADRQPEFTQIDLEMSFVGEEDVMEINERFLKRVFKKFCNFDIQTPILRMPYSEAMSRFGSDKPDMRFGFELTDISALVKNCGFSVFSSAVEAGGSVRAININGYADKFSRKEIDKLTEFIKTFGAKGLAWAKHGAEITSSYSKFLTAEENKSIYDACGFGPNDLLLIVADKKNKVVFDSLGALRLKAGKDLGLMKKGDFKFLWVTMFPMFEYDEEEQRFCAVHHPFTAPRDEDLQYLESDPARVCAKAYDIVLNGTEMGGGSVRIHRRDVQSRVFAALGFTEEEAEMKFGFLLDAFKYGAPPHAGLAFGLDRLVSLVLGLDAIRDVIAFPKVQNASELMSGCPATVPQKALDELFIDIKPQA
- a CDS encoding P-loop NTPase, which encodes MSKAILVTSLKGGVGKTTVSAGIACGLSMTGARVLAVDMDFVSGGLDVALGCENLVAVPITDYLSGDAPCEDIANPTSFHGLFFAASPMLRRSFFELDGDGGAAKVRRILCEIKTGFDYTVFDMPAGGGELFDALASSPLFDMILVVATDSVNSIRSAEKTAYELAALSRRPVKLVINGYDLVSHKNNTSGIVELISRTGIPVIGVVPYTQFAEKALSEGKPLTAVKNNPAGIALANISKRIAGLRVPLLDGIVKKRRRKSFY
- a CDS encoding Rrf2 family transcriptional regulator, which gives rise to MNGDFAAALYILLLLGYIKEPRTSVQLSESTYMNPARIRKLCSMLKSAGYIGAKEGRGGGIYLTCNIKKITLCDVCRSVCGEPFGGISASENVSSGMEDVLETLSAELNKACAGVLGHITVYDMEKTLAKKQKSELFSQNIKKHTDRT